In a genomic window of Allomeiothermus silvanus DSM 9946:
- the rplN gene encoding 50S ribosomal protein L14, translated as MIQQETQLEVADNTGARRIACIRVMGGSNRKYASVGDIIVASVKEAIPRGMVKEGEVVKAVVVRTTKEVKRPDGSAIRFDTNAAVIINNQMEPRGTRVFGPVARELREKGFMKIVSLAPEVL; from the coding sequence ATGATCCAGCAGGAGACCCAACTGGAGGTAGCCGATAACACCGGAGCCCGCCGGATCGCCTGTATCCGGGTGATGGGCGGTTCGAACCGCAAATATGCCAGCGTGGGCGACATCATCGTGGCTTCAGTCAAAGAAGCTATCCCGCGGGGCATGGTCAAGGAGGGCGAGGTGGTCAAGGCAGTGGTGGTACGCACCACCAAGGAGGTCAAGCGCCCTGACGGCTCGGCCATCCGCTTCGACACCAACGCTGCGGTGATCATAAACAACCAGATGGAGCCCCGCGGTACCCGCGTTTTTGGGCCGGTGGCCCGTGAACTGCGCGAAAAGGGCTTCATGAAGATCGTCTCGCTTGCGCCCGAAGTCTTGTAA
- the rplP gene encoding 50S ribosomal protein L16 — protein MLMPKRLKYRKQHRGRRAGAAKGGDYVAFGEFGLVSMEAAWVTSQQIEAARVAMVRHFRRGGKIYIRIFPDKPFTKKPLEVRMGKGKGNVEGWVAVVKPGRVMFEVAGVTEEQAKEALRLAGHKLPVTTKVVRRDAYDEAQ, from the coding sequence ATGCTGATGCCCAAGCGACTCAAATACCGTAAGCAGCACCGGGGCCGCCGGGCTGGGGCCGCCAAGGGTGGCGACTACGTAGCCTTCGGCGAGTTCGGGCTGGTCTCGATGGAAGCGGCCTGGGTCACCAGCCAGCAGATCGAAGCGGCCCGGGTGGCAATGGTGCGCCACTTCCGCCGCGGCGGCAAGATCTACATCCGCATCTTCCCCGACAAGCCCTTCACCAAGAAGCCTCTGGAAGTCCGCATGGGTAAGGGAAAGGGGAACGTCGAGGGCTGGGTAGCAGTGGTTAAACCGGGCCGGGTGATGTTCGAAGTGGCCGGGGTTACAGAAGAACAAGCCAAAGAGGCTCTGCGCCTGGCCGGGCACAAGCTGCCCGTCACGACCAAGGTGGTGAGACGCGATGCCTACGATGAAGCTCAGTGA
- the rpsH gene encoding 30S ribosomal protein S8, translating into MNSDPIADMLTRIRNALIVHKESVDVPASRFKEEIARILVREGFLKGYEKVEVEGKPVLRLALKYGPRREKVIQHIRRVSRPGRRVYVTAGQVPVVRKGLGMAIISTSKGVLVDREARKLGVGGELICEVW; encoded by the coding sequence ATGAACAGCGATCCGATTGCCGACATGCTGACCCGGATTCGTAATGCGCTCATCGTGCACAAGGAGAGCGTGGACGTTCCGGCCAGCCGCTTCAAGGAGGAAATCGCCCGCATCTTGGTACGCGAGGGCTTCTTGAAGGGCTACGAGAAGGTGGAGGTGGAGGGCAAACCGGTTTTGCGGCTTGCCCTCAAGTACGGCCCCCGCCGCGAGAAAGTGATCCAGCACATCCGGCGGGTGAGCCGTCCGGGGCGCCGCGTGTACGTCACCGCGGGGCAGGTTCCCGTGGTGCGTAAGGGCTTGGGGATGGCTATCATCTCCACTTCCAAGGGAGTGTTGGTAGACCGCGAAGCCCGCAAGCTGGGCGTGGGCGGCGAACTCAT
- the rpsQ gene encoding 30S ribosomal protein S17, whose protein sequence is MPKKTLTGVVVSDKAAKTVTVLVERQMQHPLYGKVIKQSKKYLAHDETDQYKTGDVVEIIESRPMSARKRFRVVRRLEEGRLDLVERYLLRKERGGA, encoded by the coding sequence ATGCCGAAGAAGACCCTAACTGGTGTGGTGGTGAGCGACAAGGCGGCCAAAACCGTCACCGTCTTGGTCGAGCGCCAGATGCAGCACCCCCTCTACGGCAAGGTCATCAAGCAGTCCAAGAAGTACCTTGCCCATGACGAAACCGACCAGTATAAGACCGGTGACGTTGTGGAGATCATCGAGTCCCGCCCGATGTCGGCCAGAAAGCGCTTTCGGGTGGTGAGGCGGCTCGAGGAAGGCCGCTTAGACTTAGTCGAGCGCTACCTGCTGCGTAAGGAAAGGGGTGGAGCATGA
- a CDS encoding type Z 30S ribosomal protein S14: MAKTSMVVKAKRTPKFSVRAYTRCERCGRPRAVYRYFGLCRICIRELAHKGQLPGVGKASW, encoded by the coding sequence ATGGCAAAAACTTCGATGGTTGTCAAAGCCAAGCGTACGCCCAAGTTCAGCGTGCGGGCTTATACCCGTTGCGAGCGCTGTGGCCGCCCCCGTGCGGTCTACCGCTACTTCGGCCTGTGCCGCATCTGCATCCGCGAGCTAGCCCACAAGGGCCAGCTCCCCGGCGTAGGGAAGGCCAGTTGGTAA
- the rplX gene encoding 50S ribosomal protein L24 — MEKSKIHVKKGDTVVVVSGSHKGEKGKVKAVLPSKQAVIVEGVNIIKKAVRPTPQRPQGGFSEQEAPLHASKVRPLCPSCGKPTRIRKKVLENGSKIRVCVHCEGSLDTQEKR; from the coding sequence ATGGAAAAGAGCAAGATTCACGTCAAAAAGGGCGATACCGTGGTGGTGGTCTCGGGCTCCCACAAGGGTGAAAAAGGCAAGGTCAAGGCGGTGCTGCCCTCCAAGCAGGCGGTGATCGTGGAGGGGGTCAACATCATCAAGAAGGCCGTGCGCCCCACCCCCCAGCGCCCGCAAGGTGGTTTCTCCGAACAGGAGGCCCCGCTGCACGCCTCCAAGGTGCGCCCGCTCTGCCCGAGCTGTGGCAAGCCCACCCGCATTCGTAAAAAGGTGCTCGAGAACGGCAGCAAGATCCGTGTCTGCGTCCACTGTGAGGGGTCGCTTGACACCCAGGAGAAGAGGTAA
- the rplE gene encoding 50S ribosomal protein L5 — translation MPLDVQLKTHYTEVVRPELIKRFGYDNIWAAPRITKVVVNQGLGEAKEDSRILEKAGQELAIITGQRPAVTRAKKSISNFKLRQGMPIGLRVTLRGDRMWIFLEKLLHTALPRIRDFRGINPNGFDGRGNYNMGLREQAIFPEITYDMVDAVRGMDIAVVTTAKTDEEAKALLELLGFPFRK, via the coding sequence ATGCCGCTGGACGTACAGCTCAAAACCCATTACACCGAGGTGGTGCGCCCCGAGCTGATCAAGCGTTTCGGCTACGACAACATCTGGGCTGCTCCCCGGATCACCAAGGTGGTAGTCAACCAGGGGCTGGGTGAGGCCAAGGAAGATAGCCGAATCCTCGAGAAGGCTGGCCAGGAACTGGCCATCATCACCGGGCAGCGCCCCGCCGTGACCCGCGCCAAAAAGTCCATCTCTAACTTCAAGCTGCGCCAGGGGATGCCCATCGGCCTACGCGTGACGTTGCGGGGCGACCGCATGTGGATCTTTTTGGAGAAACTCCTGCACACGGCACTGCCGCGCATCCGCGACTTCCGCGGGATCAACCCCAACGGCTTCGATGGGCGGGGTAACTACAACATGGGCTTGCGCGAACAGGCCATTTTCCCCGAGATCACCTATGACATGGTAGACGCGGTGCGGGGGATGGATATCGCGGTGGTCACCACGGCCAAGACCGACGAGGAAGCCAAAGCCCTCCTGGAGCTTCTCGGATTCCCCTTCAGGAAGTAG
- the rpmC gene encoding 50S ribosomal protein L29, giving the protein MPTMKLSEMRKLSVAELDREVQARKKELMELRFQASIGQLDKNHRIRETKTEIARLLTVLGEKRK; this is encoded by the coding sequence ATGCCTACGATGAAGCTCAGTGAGATGCGCAAACTATCGGTAGCGGAACTTGACCGCGAGGTACAGGCCCGCAAGAAGGAGCTGATGGAACTGCGCTTCCAGGCCTCGATCGGACAGCTCGACAAAAATCACCGCATCCGCGAGACCAAGACCGAGATCGCGCGGCTTCTGACGGTGCTCGGGGAAAAGAGGAAATAG